One stretch of Arachis hypogaea cultivar Tifrunner chromosome 20, arahy.Tifrunner.gnm2.J5K5, whole genome shotgun sequence DNA includes these proteins:
- the LOC112784009 gene encoding uncharacterized protein, which translates to MGCFLACFGSSKSKRRKHTHSVQRNATSKPEQPRVSLVQDHSETSLNTESELQGKNEEQLSVSSRKKVTFDSNIRTYDPVSPDEVSDFKSGEEEHAGKEEALEKPSQSKLSSSGDCSVTSKGSFPPNHRYQNCRESDDEEEEELDYGVSDLSDEDEECDEMVEEFEEDRVKIDVDHVVTEGVMESTIQNCESDLKPFGVNPNARDRSAYVHPVLNPVENLTQWKSVKAKRTVSSPLKPQKENYVSPNHESPRIAIAAAEQSVKEVSFHLNSKTDSPKKLSQEISVDESVKEVSFQLNPKTDSPKKLSQEISVDASLSNWLATSSETSTPMNKGSSVSLNSVTTPERSTVSQGSNSVISHDDRPILGALTLEEIKQFSATSSPRKSPSRSPDEMPIIGTVGTYWNFAEEASTASSFKGIPNTTSKYREDKKVNWHSTPFETRLEKALNRGAATKRNACTGLCGFWGVNCLGIQFFYSYEMIQCVMFTSSICSLGK; encoded by the exons ATGGGTTGCTTCCTTGCTTGTTTTGGTTCCTCCAAATCCAAACGCAGAAAACACACGCACAGTGTTCAA CGAAATGCTACAAGCAAGCCTGAGCAACCTAGAGTCTCTCTGGTTCAGGATCATTCCGAAACCTCTCTTAACACTGAATCAGAACTTCA AGGTAAAAATGAGGAGCAACTAAGTGTTAGTTcaagaaagaaagtaactttTGATTCCAATATTAGAACCTATGATCCTGTTTCTCCTGATGAAGTTAGTGATTTCAAGAGTGGTGAAGAAGAGCATGCTGGAAAGGAGGAAGCATTGGAGAAACCAAGCCAATCGAAGCTCTCTTCCTCTGGAGACTGTTCAGTTACCTCAAAAGGGTCTTTCCCTCCAAATCACAGGTACCAGAATTGTAGGGAAAGTgatgatgaagaggaagaagaattggATTATGGAGTTAGTGATCTcagtgatgaagatgaagaatgtGATGAAATGGTTGAAGAGTTTGAAGAAGATAGGGTGAAAATCGATGTTGATCATGTGGTTACTGAAGGGGTTATGGAGAGTACAATCCAAAATTGTGAAAGTGATTTGAAGCCATTTGGGGTTAATCCCAATGCTAGAGATAGAAGTGCTTATGTTCATCCTGTGTTAAACCCTGTCGAGAATCTCACTCAGTGGAAATCAGTCAAGGCCAAGAGAACAGTATCATCACCATTGAAGCCTCAGAAAGAGAATTATGTTTCTCCCAATCATGAATCTCCAAGGATTGCTATTGCAGCTGCGGAACAAAGTGTTAAGGAAGTTTCTTTCCACTTGAATTCGAAAACTGACTCACCAAAGAAGCTGAGCCAGGAAATTTCAGTTGATGAAAGTGTTAAGGAAGTTTCTTTCCAGTTGAATCCGAAAACTGACTCACCAAAGAAGCTGAGCCAGGAAATTTCAGTTGATGCTAGCCTCTCAAATTGGTTGGCTACTTCGTCAGAAACGAGCACACCTATGAACAAGGGTAGCTCAGTGTCCTTGAATTCAGTTACAACTCCTGAAAGAAGCACAGTCTCACAAGGTTCAAATTCTGTAATTAGCCATGATGATAGGCCTATTTTAGGTGCATTGACGTTGGAAGAAATCAAGCAATTTTCAGCTACTTCGTCACCAAGGAAGTCACCTAGTAGGAGTCCTGATGAGATGCCTATCATAGGCACTGTTGGGACCTACTGGAATTTTGCCGAAGAAGCCAGCACAGCATCATCCTTCAAAGGGATTCCCAACACAACAAGCAAGTATAGAGAG GATAAGAAAGTGAATTGGCACTCAACTCCATTTGAGACAAGGTTAGAGAAAGCTTTGAACAGAGGTGCTGCTACTAAGAGAAATGCATGCACTGGTTTGTGTGGTTTTTGGGGTGTGAATTGTCTaggaattcaatttttttattcttatgaaATGATTCAGTGTGTGATGTTTACTTCTTCAATTTGCAGTTTGGGTAAATAA